One Solanum lycopersicum chromosome 2, SLM_r2.1 genomic region harbors:
- the LOC101247489 gene encoding transcription initiation factor TFIID subunit 13 has protein sequence MNNSSAGPSSKARVGASQPSESSLKRKRGMFQKDLQHMMYGFGDDSNPLPETVSLVEDIVVDYVTDMVHKAQDIATKRGKLLTEDFLFLIRKDLPKLNRCTELLSMNEELKQARKAFEVDEEKLASHQ, from the exons atgaacAACTCTTCTGCAGGGCCATCCTCAAAAGCTAGAGTAGGAGCATCACAACCTTCAGAAAGTTCACTTAAGAGGAAACGTGGCATGTTTCAGAAAGATT TGCAACACATGATGTATGGTTTTGGAGATGATAGCAAT CCACTTCCAGAAACTGTGTCACTTGTTGAAGACATCGTGGTGGATTATGTCACTGATATG GTGCACAAAGCTCAGGATATTGCAACCAAAAGGGGGAAGCTTTTGACCGAGGACTTTCTGTTCTTAATTAGAAAG GACTTGCCGAAACTTAACCGGTGTACAGAACTGTTGTCCATGAATGAGGAGCTGAAACAAGCTCGGAAGGCTTTCGAGGTCGATGAAGAGAAATTGGCTTCACATCAGTGA